The following coding sequences are from one Verrucomicrobiia bacterium window:
- the atpG gene encoding ATP synthase F1 subunit gamma, which produces MPSTRDIRRRIKSVKSTAQITKAMQMVAAAKMRKAQQAALAGRPYAALLNRVMAEVSHHAGDYQHPLMQTRPVEKRAVILITSDKGLCGALNSNLLRESLKFDPATTVFITAGRKGSQFVARTRRQLAAEFSYKDTPQFSEARAICKFACDLFTEEEVDEVQVLYTNFISTLNQRPEVRTLLPVGRLEAVSADFAGENTAGAPLPAGSSEFLFEPSAEQVFQALLPHYLNFQLYQYLLEAKASEHSARMVAMKNATDNANQLIRTLTLQYNKMRQAGITKELLEIASATMALE; this is translated from the coding sequence ATGCCCAGCACGCGCGACATACGCCGCCGCATCAAGTCGGTCAAAAGCACGGCCCAGATCACCAAGGCCATGCAGATGGTGGCGGCGGCCAAGATGCGCAAAGCGCAGCAGGCGGCCCTCGCCGGGCGGCCGTATGCGGCTTTGCTCAACCGGGTCATGGCCGAGGTTTCCCACCACGCCGGGGACTACCAGCATCCCTTGATGCAGACGCGGCCGGTGGAGAAGCGGGCGGTGATCCTCATCACCAGCGACAAGGGCCTGTGCGGCGCGCTGAACAGCAACCTGCTGCGCGAGAGCCTCAAATTTGATCCGGCCACCACCGTTTTCATCACCGCCGGGCGCAAGGGCTCGCAATTTGTCGCCCGCACCCGGCGGCAACTGGCGGCCGAGTTCAGCTACAAGGACACGCCGCAATTCAGCGAGGCGCGCGCCATTTGCAAGTTTGCCTGTGACCTGTTCACCGAGGAGGAGGTGGATGAGGTGCAGGTGTTGTACACCAATTTCATCTCCACCCTCAACCAACGCCCGGAGGTGCGCACCCTGCTGCCGGTGGGCCGGCTGGAGGCGGTATCGGCCGATTTTGCGGGCGAAAACACCGCCGGGGCTCCGCTGCCGGCCGGCAGCTCCGAGTTTTTATTTGAGCCTTCGGCGGAGCAGGTGTTTCAGGCATTGCTGCCGCATTACCTGAATTTCCAGCTCTATCAATACCTGTTGGAAGCCAAAGCCAGCGAGCACAGCGCGCGAATGGTGGCCATGAAGAACGCCACGGACAACGCCAACCAGCTCATCCGCACGCTCACGCTGCAGTACAACAAAATGCGCCAGGCGGGCATCACCAAGGAGTTGTTGGAGATTGCCTCTGCCACCATGGCGCTCGAATAA
- a CDS encoding F0F1 ATP synthase subunit delta — protein MKVTKQARREAKKLFALCKVNGVLDEARARQVVAEVTARRPRGYLGILHHFQRLLRLEIQRRTARVESAVPLPAPLRQGVQSGLTRRHGPGLRFEFVENPALLGGLRVQVGSEVWDGSVHSRLAELEERLTS, from the coding sequence GTGAAAGTGACCAAACAGGCTCGGCGCGAAGCCAAAAAGCTTTTTGCCCTGTGCAAGGTCAACGGGGTTCTGGACGAAGCCCGGGCGCGGCAGGTGGTGGCCGAGGTGACTGCGCGCCGACCCCGCGGATACCTGGGCATATTACATCATTTCCAGCGGCTGTTGCGGCTGGAGATCCAGCGTCGCACCGCCCGGGTCGAAAGCGCCGTACCGCTGCCAGCGCCGTTGCGGCAGGGGGTCCAGAGCGGGTTGACCCGGCGTCATGGACCGGGACTGCGGTTTGAATTTGTGGAAAATCCCGCGCTGCTGGGGGGCCTGCGCGTGCAGGTGGGGAGCGAGGTTTGGGACGGCAGTGTACACAGCCGCCTGGCGGAACTGGAAGAGCGGCTGACCAGTTAA
- the atpD gene encoding F0F1 ATP synthase subunit beta, whose product MNKGRIVQIIGPVVDVEFPDQLPGIYHALTVEFTVWGQPQKLTLEVQQHLGGKWVRTVAMGSTEGLKRNLEVVDTGGPISMPVGDEVMGRVFNVVGEPVDERGPVHARKRYPIHRPAPSLTEQSTSPQILTTGIKVIDLICPFLKGGKVGAFGGAGVGKTVVIMELINNIAKMHGGVSVFAGVGERTREGNDLYHEMSEAGVINQQDLAKSKIALVYGQMNEPPGARLRVALSGLAITEYFRDEKNQDVLLFVDNIFRFSQAGSEVSALLGRTPSAVGYQPTLAAEMGDLQERITSTKKGSITSFQAVYVPADDLTDPAPATTFAHLDATVVLERSIAELGIYPAVDPLASTSRALAPEIVGQEHYDVARGVQRVLQRYKDLQDIIAILGMDELSPEDKLTVFRARKIQRFLSQPFNVASVFTGREGKTVPVAETVRGFKEILEGKHDDVPEGNFYMKGGIDEVRE is encoded by the coding sequence ATGAACAAAGGCAGAATCGTACAAATCATCGGCCCGGTGGTGGACGTGGAGTTCCCCGACCAGTTGCCCGGCATCTACCATGCCCTGACGGTGGAGTTCACTGTGTGGGGCCAGCCGCAGAAACTGACCCTTGAAGTCCAGCAGCATCTGGGCGGCAAATGGGTGCGGACGGTGGCCATGGGCAGCACCGAGGGATTGAAACGCAACCTGGAAGTGGTGGATACCGGCGGCCCCATCTCCATGCCGGTGGGCGACGAGGTCATGGGACGTGTGTTCAACGTGGTGGGCGAGCCGGTGGACGAGCGCGGTCCGGTGCATGCCCGGAAGCGGTACCCCATTCACCGGCCGGCTCCCTCGCTGACCGAGCAATCCACCAGTCCGCAAATCCTGACCACGGGCATCAAGGTGATTGATTTGATCTGCCCCTTCCTCAAAGGCGGCAAGGTGGGTGCGTTTGGCGGCGCGGGCGTGGGCAAGACCGTGGTCATCATGGAGCTGATCAACAACATCGCCAAAATGCACGGCGGTGTGTCGGTGTTTGCCGGCGTGGGCGAGCGCACCCGCGAGGGCAATGACTTGTATCACGAAATGTCCGAAGCTGGCGTGATCAATCAGCAGGATCTGGCCAAGTCCAAAATCGCCCTGGTGTACGGCCAGATGAATGAGCCGCCGGGGGCGCGTTTGCGCGTGGCCCTCAGCGGTCTGGCCATTACGGAATATTTCCGCGACGAAAAGAACCAGGACGTGCTGCTGTTCGTGGACAACATTTTCCGCTTCTCCCAGGCCGGCTCCGAGGTATCCGCCCTGCTGGGCCGCACCCCCAGCGCCGTGGGTTATCAACCCACGCTGGCGGCGGAAATGGGCGACTTGCAGGAGCGCATCACCTCCACCAAGAAAGGCTCCATCACCTCCTTCCAGGCGGTGTATGTGCCGGCGGACGACCTGACCGATCCCGCCCCGGCCACCACCTTTGCGCACCTTGATGCCACGGTGGTGCTGGAGCGCTCCATTGCCGAGCTGGGCATTTACCCCGCCGTGGACCCGCTGGCTTCCACCTCACGCGCGCTGGCGCCGGAAATTGTGGGGCAGGAGCATTACGACGTGGCCCGCGGCGTGCAACGGGTGCTGCAGCGCTACAAGGATTTGCAGGACATCATCGCCATCCTGGGCATGGACGAGCTGTCGCCGGAGGACAAGCTCACCGTGTTCCGCGCCCGCAAAATCCAGCGGTTCTTGAGCCAGCCGTTCAACGTGGCCAGTGTGTTCACCGGCCGGGAGGGCAAAACCGTGCCGGTGGCCGAAACGGTGCGCGGTTTCAAGGAAATCCTGGAAGGCAAGCATGATGATGTGCCCGAAGGCAATTTCTACATGAAGGGCGGCATTGACGAAGTGCGCGAATAA
- a CDS encoding F0F1 ATP synthase subunit epsilon — protein MASQLKLEIVTPEGVTTSEMVDYVTLPGVEGEMGVYPMHVPLMTQIVAGEIVVRKGAEEYLLAVGDGFVEITADHVSVLTDMAIKANDIDEAKAEEARRRAEARLQEKLTQEELAAAQAALARSAALLQVKKHSKRS, from the coding sequence ATGGCCTCACAATTGAAACTGGAAATCGTCACCCCGGAGGGGGTCACCACCTCCGAAATGGTGGATTACGTGACCCTCCCCGGCGTGGAGGGGGAAATGGGCGTGTACCCCATGCACGTGCCTCTGATGACCCAGATTGTGGCGGGCGAAATTGTGGTGCGCAAAGGGGCGGAAGAATACCTGCTGGCGGTGGGGGATGGCTTTGTGGAAATCACCGCCGACCATGTTTCCGTCCTCACCGACATGGCCATCAAGGCCAATGACATTGACGAAGCCAAGGCGGAGGAGGCCCGCCGCCGTGCCGAGGCGCGCCTGCAGGAAAAATTGACCCAGGAGGAGCTGGCCGCAGCCCAGGCTGCCCTGGCCCGATCGGCGGCGCTCCTGCAAGTCAAGAAACACTCCAAGCGCAGTTAG
- the atpF gene encoding F0F1 ATP synthase subunit B, whose amino-acid sequence MNSMLLLAAGTLQDTARETALTFGLDWPHFIAQCISFAIVAFLLHRFAYKPVLKMLEERKQRIAESLANAEKIKEELAKTEQARQEILAQANAQANRAIEEARAAAAKVLETETQKAIAAANQIIAKANEANAAEMARLRAELKREIGRLAVQAAMQVTGKILTPEDQKRLVEETNRELAA is encoded by the coding sequence ATGAACAGCATGCTCTTGTTGGCCGCGGGCACCTTGCAGGACACCGCCCGTGAAACGGCCCTGACCTTCGGGCTGGACTGGCCGCACTTCATCGCGCAATGCATCAGTTTTGCCATAGTGGCCTTCCTCCTGCACCGTTTCGCTTACAAGCCGGTGCTCAAGATGTTGGAGGAGCGCAAGCAACGCATTGCCGAGAGCCTGGCCAACGCCGAGAAAATCAAGGAAGAGCTGGCCAAAACCGAGCAGGCGCGGCAGGAGATCCTGGCCCAGGCCAATGCCCAGGCCAACCGGGCCATCGAGGAAGCCCGCGCGGCGGCGGCCAAAGTGCTGGAGACCGAAACTCAGAAGGCCATCGCCGCCGCCAATCAAATCATCGCCAAGGCCAACGAGGCCAACGCCGCGGAAATGGCCCGCCTGCGGGCCGAGTTGAAGCGCGAAATCGGGCGGCTGGCGGTGCAGGCGGCCATGCAGGTCACCGGCAAGATTCTCACCCCGGAGGATCAGAAACGCCTGGTGGAGGAAACCAACCGCGAGCTGGCGGCCTAG
- the atpA gene encoding F0F1 ATP synthase subunit alpha codes for MSNILQEIEAQITGIKSTVSRRNVGIVREIGDGVAKIEGLDDAMLNEMLDFGDGVTGLALNLEETEVGAIILGDYLKVKEGQEVRTTGKLLQVPVGMGLLGRVVNALGEPMDGKGPIKASGAYPVEKIAPGIIKRRSVNQPVQTGIMAVDAMIPIGRGQRELIIGDRSTGKTTICIDTIINNARLNREAEQRGDKTYRPLYSIYVAIGQKQSNIARVISVLEQYQAMPYTIVVVASASDSATMQYLAPFAGAAMGEWFMDNGMDALIIYDDLSKHAVAYRQVSLVLRRPSGREAYPGDVFYLHSRLLERAARLNEKSGNGSLTALPIIETQAGDVSAYIPTNVISITDGQIFLETDLFYQGVRPAISVGISVSRVGSAAQVKAMKQVAGRIKGELAQFRELAAFAQFGSDLDAKTLAQLERGKRIVEVFKQQQFNPIPVEIQVAVLWTVQNGFMDDVPVDRIKDFQAKLTDFLVNRKADLMAQLEREKALSDLLVNQLKAAVTEFKQTY; via the coding sequence ATGAGCAACATTCTGCAGGAAATTGAAGCCCAGATTACGGGCATCAAAAGCACGGTGTCCCGCCGCAATGTGGGCATTGTGCGCGAAATCGGCGATGGCGTGGCCAAGATCGAAGGCCTGGACGACGCCATGTTAAACGAGATGTTGGATTTCGGCGACGGGGTCACCGGGCTGGCGCTGAACTTGGAGGAGACCGAGGTGGGCGCCATCATTCTGGGCGATTACCTCAAGGTCAAGGAGGGCCAGGAGGTGCGCACCACGGGCAAGCTGCTGCAGGTGCCGGTGGGCATGGGCCTGCTGGGCCGGGTGGTTAATGCCCTGGGCGAGCCGATGGATGGCAAGGGCCCCATTAAAGCCTCCGGGGCCTACCCGGTGGAAAAGATCGCCCCGGGCATCATTAAACGCCGTTCCGTCAACCAGCCGGTGCAGACGGGCATCATGGCGGTGGACGCCATGATTCCCATTGGCCGCGGCCAGCGCGAATTGATCATTGGCGACCGTTCGACGGGCAAGACCACGATTTGCATTGACACCATCATCAACAATGCCCGCCTCAACCGCGAGGCCGAGCAACGCGGCGACAAGACGTACCGGCCGTTGTACAGCATCTACGTGGCCATCGGGCAGAAGCAGTCCAACATCGCCCGGGTCATCAGCGTGCTCGAGCAATACCAGGCCATGCCTTACACCATTGTGGTGGTGGCTTCGGCCTCGGACAGTGCCACCATGCAATACCTCGCCCCCTTTGCGGGCGCGGCCATGGGCGAATGGTTCATGGACAACGGCATGGACGCCCTGATCATTTATGATGATTTGTCCAAGCATGCCGTGGCCTACCGTCAGGTGTCCCTGGTGCTCCGCCGGCCCTCCGGGCGCGAGGCGTATCCGGGCGACGTGTTCTATCTGCACAGCCGCCTGCTGGAGCGAGCGGCGCGATTAAACGAGAAGAGTGGCAACGGATCGCTGACCGCGCTGCCCATCATTGAAACCCAGGCTGGCGACGTATCGGCCTACATTCCCACCAACGTGATTTCCATCACCGACGGCCAGATTTTCCTGGAGACCGATTTGTTCTACCAGGGCGTGCGTCCGGCCATCTCGGTGGGCATCTCGGTGTCGCGGGTCGGCTCGGCGGCGCAGGTCAAGGCCATGAAACAGGTGGCCGGCCGCATCAAAGGCGAGCTGGCGCAATTCCGCGAGCTGGCGGCGTTTGCCCAGTTTGGCAGCGACCTGGACGCCAAAACGCTGGCCCAACTGGAGCGTGGCAAACGGATTGTCGAGGTGTTCAAACAGCAGCAGTTCAACCCGATCCCGGTGGAGATTCAGGTGGCGGTGCTGTGGACGGTCCAGAACGGTTTCATGGACGATGTGCCGGTGGATAGAATCAAGGATTTCCAGGCGAAGTTGACGGATTTCCTGGTCAATCGCAAGGCGGACCTCATGGCGCAGTTGGAACGGGAGAAGGCCCTGAGCGATCTGCTGGTCAACCAGCTCAAGGCGGCGGTGACGGAGTTCAAGCAGACCTATTAA
- a CDS encoding response regulator has product MAQKKWFAPLEEKTHDIGELDLPKKCLLLDDDEEFVHVITEYLQSQNWQVHAVKSGVEGLKKIMADDFDLVICDMVMPHLPGDMFYLAVERTKPRLCRRFIFITGHKGDPKIDAFIRRVGGLMLWKPFQMHELQMAIQSVLRKAARQEAAESSN; this is encoded by the coding sequence ATGGCGCAAAAAAAATGGTTTGCCCCCCTTGAGGAGAAGACCCACGACATTGGGGAACTGGACCTGCCGAAGAAGTGTCTCCTGCTGGATGATGATGAGGAGTTTGTGCATGTTATCACCGAATACCTGCAGTCGCAGAACTGGCAGGTGCATGCGGTGAAATCCGGGGTGGAAGGGCTGAAAAAGATCATGGCCGATGACTTCGATTTGGTCATCTGCGACATGGTTATGCCCCATCTGCCGGGAGACATGTTTTATCTGGCGGTGGAGCGCACCAAGCCCCGCCTCTGCCGGCGGTTTATTTTTATCACCGGCCACAAGGGAGACCCCAAGATTGACGCTTTCATCCGGCGCGTGGGCGGCTTGATGCTGTGGAAGCCGTTTCAAATGCACGAGCTGCAGATGGCCATTCAATCCGTCCTGCGCAAGGCCGCCCGCCAGGAGGCGGCGGAGAGCAGCAATTAG